The Phycisphaeraceae bacterium genome window below encodes:
- the cls gene encoding cardiolipin synthase, with protein MGQVLHHVWLHFGLYYHVFSWLLFLVMMLVILGRRLTTAETLAWIAILYVRPEVGTLFWLILGDRRLGRTRVRLHRQVIQTMRTLSWRDAQRAYVTRPRVEADSLPLVLQAERTTGMPIVGGNSVDLMHDNAAMIKRLVDDIDQAGSHVHLLYYIYEPDDTGRQVSEALIRAARRGVTCRLLADAVGSRLFFKSKLLRSLTQAGVHVVPMLPVDLLRRGLARIDLRNHRKLAIIDGVIAFTGSQNIVDDDYGRSRAGNWVDLSGRFTGPLVTQLQTVFTEDWAFETDEVLDGSDILPIQQITGNVVAQAVPTGPSHETEGFHRVLLSAINIARHRIIITSPYLVPDEPTMLALAMAADRGVDISIVVPRKGDHRVVAAVGRSFYRGLMESGVKMFLYSPGLLHAKTVTVDDTFALLGSANLDVRSFYLCFEINVVLYGPEVTLRLREEQEQYLCDSTRLDLETWKRRPFYKTYLENTAGLLAPLF; from the coding sequence ATGGGCCAAGTCCTGCATCACGTCTGGCTTCACTTCGGGCTTTACTATCACGTATTTTCGTGGCTGCTGTTTCTGGTGATGATGCTGGTAATTCTTGGCCGTCGTCTCACCACCGCTGAGACGCTGGCGTGGATCGCAATCCTTTATGTCAGGCCGGAAGTCGGCACCCTCTTCTGGCTGATCCTGGGTGATCGCCGGTTGGGGCGGACGCGCGTGCGGTTACATCGACAGGTGATTCAGACGATGCGGACGCTCAGTTGGCGTGATGCGCAGCGGGCGTATGTTACTCGTCCGAGAGTCGAGGCCGATTCGCTGCCGCTGGTGCTCCAGGCCGAGCGCACCACGGGCATGCCGATTGTCGGAGGTAACAGCGTCGATCTGATGCACGACAATGCTGCCATGATCAAGCGTCTGGTTGACGACATCGACCAGGCCGGGTCACACGTCCATCTGCTCTATTACATCTACGAACCTGACGATACTGGGCGGCAAGTTAGCGAAGCGTTGATCCGCGCAGCCAGACGCGGTGTGACCTGTCGGTTACTGGCGGATGCTGTGGGTTCGCGTTTGTTTTTCAAATCGAAACTGCTGCGGTCGCTGACTCAGGCAGGCGTTCATGTCGTACCAATGCTGCCGGTAGATCTCCTGCGACGAGGGTTGGCTCGGATTGATCTGCGCAATCATCGCAAACTGGCGATCATCGATGGCGTCATCGCGTTTACCGGCAGTCAGAACATCGTTGATGATGACTACGGCCGCAGCCGCGCGGGTAATTGGGTGGACCTGTCCGGTCGCTTCACCGGCCCGCTGGTCACCCAACTCCAGACGGTTTTCACAGAGGACTGGGCCTTTGAAACAGACGAGGTGCTCGACGGGTCGGATATTTTGCCGATCCAGCAGATTACGGGAAACGTTGTCGCGCAAGCGGTGCCTACCGGTCCCAGCCATGAGACGGAAGGTTTTCACCGCGTATTGCTATCGGCGATCAACATTGCGCGACATCGCATTATCATCACCAGTCCCTACCTCGTACCCGATGAGCCGACCATGCTGGCACTGGCGATGGCAGCCGATCGTGGGGTGGACATCAGCATCGTCGTGCCTCGGAAAGGCGACCATCGAGTAGTCGCTGCGGTGGGGCGATCTTTTTATCGCGGCCTGATGGAGTCGGGGGTAAAGATGTTCCTCTACTCTCCCGGATTGCTGCATGCCAAGACGGTGACGGTGGACGATACGTTCGCCTTACTAGGCTCGGCCAATCTCGATGTTCGTAGTTTTTATCTCTGTTTTGAGATCAATGTTGTGCTCTACGGTCCGGAGGTCACGCTGCGTCTGCGTGAGGAACAGGAGCAATATCTCTGCGACTCCACCCGGCTCGATCTGGAAACGTGGAAGCGGCGACCGTTTTACAAGACCTATCTGGAAAACACGGCAGGGTTACTGGCACCGTTGTTCTGA
- a CDS encoding DNA polymerase III subunit produces MDEILGQSRVIEVLQAALQSGRVHHAFIFHGQEGIGKLTTAKAFARILLCHDQQRDLSGRIIACGACESCRLLSGEGDDSTKAHPDLHIIRKELAIYDSDKKVRDRKLMNIPIDVIRKWFLGPVYLASKLKHQKVFIIDEADMMDRHSQNAILKTLEEPPTGTYLILISESNEWLLPTIRSRCQHISFLPLPDEVIRKWIDKHARELPEASKVWLLEFAGGSLGRVELALRNNLAAWAQAILPALDEASKGKFAANLGSLMAEKIDDFAKRWVDEHENASKEAANKFAASLMWVLISQHARRRLATLATKLDPDDPDACMDLLSPWIGVIDSLNAAEMEIGTNVNLGIAADHLASRIYRALSGEAVLLDA; encoded by the coding sequence GTGGATGAGATTCTCGGCCAGTCGCGGGTCATCGAAGTACTCCAGGCTGCGCTCCAAAGCGGCCGGGTTCACCATGCCTTTATCTTCCACGGCCAGGAAGGCATCGGTAAGCTCACCACGGCCAAAGCGTTCGCCAGAATTCTGCTTTGTCACGATCAGCAGCGCGATCTAAGCGGGCGCATCATCGCGTGCGGAGCGTGTGAGTCCTGCCGCCTGCTGTCGGGCGAGGGCGATGACTCCACCAAGGCACACCCTGATCTGCACATCATCCGAAAAGAATTGGCGATCTATGACAGTGATAAAAAAGTCCGTGACCGGAAGCTGATGAACATTCCCATTGATGTGATCCGCAAGTGGTTTCTCGGCCCGGTTTATCTGGCGTCAAAACTCAAGCACCAGAAGGTGTTCATCATCGACGAAGCAGACATGATGGATCGCCACAGCCAGAACGCGATCCTCAAGACTCTCGAAGAGCCGCCGACAGGAACCTATCTGATTCTCATCAGTGAGAGTAACGAATGGCTGCTGCCGACGATTCGCAGCCGCTGTCAGCACATCTCTTTCCTGCCGCTGCCGGATGAGGTGATACGAAAGTGGATTGACAAGCATGCGCGGGAGCTTCCCGAAGCGTCGAAGGTCTGGCTGCTGGAATTTGCCGGCGGAAGCCTGGGGCGTGTGGAGCTGGCATTGCGGAATAATCTGGCAGCTTGGGCGCAAGCGATCCTGCCGGCCCTTGATGAGGCGTCAAAAGGAAAGTTCGCAGCGAATCTAGGCTCTCTGATGGCGGAAAAGATTGACGATTTCGCCAAAAGATGGGTGGATGAACACGAGAACGCATCCAAGGAAGCTGCGAACAAATTCGCCGCATCGTTGATGTGGGTTCTCATCAGTCAACACGCCAGACGACGTTTGGCGACACTGGCGACCAAACTTGATCCGGATGATCCGGACGCCTGTATGGATCTGCTGTCGCCCTGGATTGGGGTCATCGATTCTCTGAATGCCGCGGAAATGGAGATCGGCACGAACGTCAACCTTGGCATCGCAGCCGATCACCTTGCTTCACGTATTTACCGCGCACTGTCCGGTGAGGCGGTTCTCCTCGACGCCTGA
- a CDS encoding cation:proton antiporter, whose product MHETLLRDLALVMIVAGVVTVVFHMLRQPVVLGYMLAGLLVSPHTKWFPTVAHEEAVSVLSELGVILLLFSLGIHFSFRRLFSVGATALVAAIFEIVLMGWLGYEIGKAFGWKSMDSLFLGAVLSVSSTTIIVKALADLHLSRQLFADLIFGILIVEDILAIAIIALLSGVATTGELQVRDVAATMSQLTLFFISVVVVGLLVVPWFMDFIARFRSREMMLVASLGLCFGVSLLAHNMGYSVALGAFLIGAVIADSRQHKQIEELVEPVRDMFSAIFFVAVGMMINPSMLLEYTVPILIITIVVIVGKIIACSLGTFITGHDGRTSLRVGMGVSQIGEFSFIIAQLGVAHRVTSDFLYPIVVTVSVITTLTTPYLIKYSDTFVVGIEKITPQPVRAQFELYSRWIGRFRGGSQLDPIRKTVRRTLIQIAVNLTLVTCLFVISRYSVGWLVSHVETLREHETGTKTAVWVIAMLFAMPLLIATFRKFRAMAMLIAEISVTRAAAGEHTAVIRAVITNVLVVAATLGLVLLLIALSAAILPPWPVMIVLALGLSGLVVLMWRQFVKLYAKAQVALQATLEEKPSSGEPASGRE is encoded by the coding sequence ATGCATGAAACCCTTCTCCGTGATCTGGCGTTGGTCATGATTGTGGCCGGTGTGGTCACCGTGGTTTTTCATATGCTCCGCCAGCCCGTTGTGTTGGGCTATATGCTCGCCGGTCTGCTGGTCAGCCCGCATACAAAATGGTTTCCGACGGTCGCCCATGAAGAAGCGGTCAGCGTACTCTCCGAATTGGGTGTGATCCTGCTCTTGTTCAGCCTTGGTATCCACTTCAGTTTTCGACGGTTGTTTTCCGTTGGAGCGACCGCGCTCGTCGCAGCGATATTTGAAATCGTGCTCATGGGCTGGCTGGGTTATGAAATTGGTAAGGCTTTCGGCTGGAAATCGATGGACAGCTTGTTTCTCGGAGCTGTTTTGTCGGTTTCATCGACGACGATCATCGTCAAGGCACTGGCGGATCTGCATTTGAGCCGTCAGTTGTTTGCCGATCTGATTTTCGGCATCCTCATCGTCGAAGACATCCTCGCCATCGCCATCATCGCTTTGCTCTCAGGTGTTGCCACCACCGGAGAATTACAGGTACGCGATGTGGCGGCAACGATGTCACAGCTTACGCTATTTTTCATCTCGGTTGTCGTGGTAGGCCTGCTGGTGGTGCCCTGGTTTATGGACTTTATCGCTCGGTTCCGCAGCCGGGAGATGATGCTGGTTGCTTCGCTGGGTTTATGCTTCGGCGTATCTCTGCTGGCACACAACATGGGTTACAGCGTGGCGCTGGGAGCGTTTCTCATCGGCGCAGTGATCGCGGACAGTCGTCAGCACAAGCAGATCGAGGAACTCGTCGAGCCGGTGCGCGATATGTTCAGTGCGATTTTCTTTGTCGCCGTCGGCATGATGATCAACCCGTCGATGCTGCTCGAGTACACCGTGCCGATTCTGATCATCACCATCGTGGTGATCGTGGGCAAAATCATCGCGTGTTCGCTGGGCACCTTTATCACCGGACACGACGGCCGAACCTCGTTGCGCGTAGGGATGGGAGTATCGCAGATTGGTGAGTTTTCCTTCATCATCGCGCAGTTGGGGGTCGCGCATCGGGTGACCAGCGATTTTCTCTATCCCATCGTGGTGACTGTGTCGGTCATCACTACGCTGACGACGCCGTACCTAATCAAGTATTCCGATACGTTCGTTGTGGGGATCGAGAAGATCACCCCGCAGCCGGTACGGGCGCAATTTGAGCTATACAGCCGGTGGATCGGACGATTCCGCGGCGGGTCACAACTCGATCCGATACGCAAGACCGTTCGCCGCACGTTAATACAGATTGCCGTCAACCTGACGCTGGTCACCTGCCTGTTTGTCATATCACGGTACAGCGTCGGTTGGCTAGTCAGTCATGTTGAAACTCTGCGAGAGCACGAGACAGGGACGAAGACTGCGGTGTGGGTCATCGCCATGCTCTTCGCGATGCCGCTGTTGATTGCGACTTTCCGCAAGTTTCGTGCGATGGCGATGCTCATTGCGGAAATCTCAGTCACCCGCGCCGCTGCGGGTGAGCATACGGCGGTTATCCGTGCGGTCATCACCAACGTGTTGGTAGTCGCGGCGACCCTCGGCCTGGTGCTGCTGCTTATTGCACTCAGCGCGGCGATTCTTCCCCCCTGGCCGGTGATGATCGTGCTGGCGCTCGGGCTGTCAGGTCTGGTTGTGCTGATGTGGAGGCAATTCGTGAAACTCTACGCCAAGGCGCAGGTGGCTTTGCAGGCAACGCTCGAAGAAAAGCCAAGCTCCGGCGAACCCGCATCGGGTCGAGAGTGA
- a CDS encoding HAD-IIB family hydrolase — translation MKYRLIGIDLDGTLLNRSGRPSPENLAAIRAARDAGAIVVPCTGRAWIESKKALAELVSLEIGVFVGGAAVSSIQTGTMLDISTIEPYLAMELVQYLWDLPEAVLAFRDFNSVGHDYLVTGAGSLSANTEWWFQATKARVQFQRDLTPADLHHTLRVGIVATESRMNEVTARLRRDFAGRIVMQSFQAVQMPDPAESVHVLEIFGWGVDKWRGLRWIADQHMIGSSEVAVIGDEVNDLAMMQSAGCAIAMGNAIDAVKAIARHTTRDCDQHGVAHALERLIKGEWG, via the coding sequence ATGAAGTATCGTCTTATTGGTATTGATCTCGACGGCACACTGTTGAACCGTTCAGGCAGGCCGTCACCTGAAAACCTCGCAGCCATACGCGCGGCGCGCGATGCCGGCGCGATCGTTGTACCCTGCACCGGGCGGGCGTGGATCGAGTCGAAGAAGGCTCTGGCGGAACTGGTATCGCTGGAGATCGGCGTCTTTGTCGGCGGGGCGGCAGTGTCGAGCATACAGACCGGCACAATGCTGGATATTTCCACCATCGAACCCTACCTGGCGATGGAACTGGTGCAGTATCTGTGGGACTTACCTGAAGCGGTGCTGGCGTTCAGGGATTTCAACAGTGTCGGGCATGATTATCTGGTTACAGGTGCCGGCTCGCTGAGCGCGAACACCGAGTGGTGGTTTCAAGCCACCAAAGCCCGTGTGCAGTTCCAACGTGATCTCACCCCCGCTGATCTGCACCACACGCTGCGTGTGGGTATTGTCGCCACCGAGTCACGGATGAACGAAGTGACCGCACGGCTGCGTCGTGACTTTGCCGGCCGGATCGTGATGCAGAGTTTTCAGGCGGTGCAGATGCCTGATCCAGCCGAGAGTGTGCATGTGTTGGAGATTTTCGGGTGGGGCGTGGACAAATGGCGAGGCCTGCGCTGGATCGCTGACCAGCACATGATCGGATCTTCAGAGGTTGCAGTGATCGGTGATGAGGTCAACGACCTGGCGATGATGCAGAGTGCCGGCTGCGCCATCGCCATGGGTAACGCCATTGATGCCGTCAAAGCGATCGCGCGACATACCACACGGGATTGCGATCAACATGGCGTCGCCCACGCTCTTGAGCGGTTGATCAAGGGTGAGTGGGGATGA
- the dut gene encoding dUTP diphosphatase, producing MSETLRIAIMRLPGNDDVPLPDYQSEHAAGMDLHAAVAASGVTIPPGAIALIPCGFAMAVPVGYEAQVRPRSGLATKHGISMPNAPGTIDADYRGQVQVPLINHGKEPFAVTRGMRIAQMIVKPVPRVTWEAVTELPATTRGEGGFGHTGR from the coding sequence ATGTCTGAAACCCTCCGAATCGCGATCATGCGGCTACCCGGTAACGATGATGTGCCGCTTCCCGACTATCAATCCGAACATGCAGCAGGTATGGACCTGCATGCCGCCGTCGCTGCATCGGGTGTGACGATTCCACCCGGAGCGATCGCGCTGATTCCCTGTGGATTTGCCATGGCGGTACCTGTGGGCTACGAGGCGCAGGTTCGCCCGCGATCCGGTCTTGCCACCAAGCACGGCATCTCGATGCCCAATGCGCCGGGTACCATCGATGCCGACTACCGCGGCCAGGTGCAGGTTCCCCTGATCAACCACGGGAAGGAGCCGTTCGCCGTCACCCGTGGCATGCGGATCGCGCAGATGATCGTCAAACCTGTGCCGCGTGTCACATGGGAAGCCGTGACGGAGCTTCCTGCAACGACACGCGGAGAGGGCGGGTTTGGGCACACGGGGAGATAA